A region of Polynucleobacter sp. JS-Mosq-20-D10 DNA encodes the following proteins:
- a CDS encoding flagellar hook assembly protein FlgD, which translates to MAIDPLGNIRKYDPAAATQSTTSSSSGVGGTVTEQTQNFLKLLIAQIQNQDPMAPMDASSMTSQMSQLNMVSSIGDMNKSMTAMLSQMQSVNFMNQATLIGKSPVVAGGGIAFDGVNPAVLGANAVNPLTAAVATIKDVKGSTVNSMDMGPLDAGMNNFAWDGKDADGNTVPAGLYYLSISGTNTTGGKEAPTAYVASPVMAVSKGSNGDALLSLLDGRKISASEVQQWIS; encoded by the coding sequence ATGGCAATCGATCCACTTGGAAATATTCGTAAATACGACCCTGCTGCTGCAACGCAATCTACAACCTCATCCTCATCCGGTGTGGGTGGGACGGTTACCGAGCAAACTCAAAACTTTTTGAAATTGCTAATCGCACAAATTCAGAATCAAGATCCGATGGCACCTATGGATGCCTCGAGTATGACATCGCAGATGTCTCAGCTCAACATGGTGAGCAGTATTGGTGATATGAATAAGTCAATGACCGCGATGCTCAGTCAAATGCAAAGTGTGAATTTTATGAATCAAGCAACATTGATTGGTAAAAGCCCTGTAGTTGCCGGGGGTGGTATTGCTTTTGATGGCGTGAACCCAGCTGTACTTGGTGCCAATGCCGTGAATCCACTCACAGCAGCAGTGGCTACTATCAAAGATGTTAAAGGTAGCACGGTTAATAGTATGGATATGGGTCCCCTGGATGCGGGTATGAATAATTTTGCCTGGGATGGTAAAGATGCCGACGGTAATACGGTGCCAGCTGGTTTGTATTACTTGAGTATTAGCGGAACAAATACAACCGGTGGAAAAGAAGCCCCAACTGCTTATGTCGCCTCGCCGGTCATGGCAGTAAGCAAGGGAAGTAATGGGGATGCATTGTTAAGTTTATTGGATGGTAGAAAAATTAGTGCTTCGGAAGTTCAGCAGTGGATCAGTTAA